Proteins from a single region of Primulina tabacum isolate GXHZ01 chromosome 5, ASM2559414v2, whole genome shotgun sequence:
- the LOC142545529 gene encoding CDPK-related kinase 1-like, translating to MGLCHGKPVEPPQNHSETSIIPGDNDDATLNSFTGKTPKFPFYSPSPLPSAFKNSPAHSSSVLSTPLRFLKRPFPPPSPAKHIKALLARRHGSLKPNEATIPEGSECEIIELDKNFGFLKNFNSHYELEDEVGRGHFGYTSAAKGKKGSMKGQDVAAKVIPKSKMTTAIAIEDVRREVKILRALTGHKNLVRFYDAYEDEENVYVVMELCEGGELLDKILARGGKYSEEDAKMVMVQILSVVAYCHLQGVVHRDLKPENFLFTSNDEHSTLKAIDFGLSDYVKPDERLNDIVGSAYYVAPEVLHRSYGTEADMWSIGVIAYILLCGSRPFWSRTESGIFRAVLKADPSFDEDPWPSLSSNAIDFVKRLLNKDYRKRLTAAQALCHPWLAGHHSMKIPLDMIIYKLVKAYICSSSLRKMALRALARTLSVPQLAYLREQFQLLGPSKSGFIYPHNFKTVMSKNYTDAMKDSRVLDYVNMVSSLQYGKLDFEEFCAAATSVHHLEGMETWEQHARLAYELFEKDGNRPIKIEELAPELGLSPSVPVHVVLQDWIRHSDGKLSFLGFVRLLQGVSSRTYHKA from the exons ATGGGACTTTGTCATGGAAAACCCGTCGAACCACCACAAAATCATTCTGAAACTTCCATAATCCCTGGTGATAACGATGATGCCACACTCAATTCCTTTACTGGGAAAACGCCCAAATTCCCATTCTACAGCCCGAGTCCACTTCCTAGTGCATTCAAGAATTCCCCCGCGCATTCTAGCAGTGTCCTTTCAACTCCTTTGCGCTTCCTTAAGCGTCCATTCCCACCTCCATCACCAGCTAAGCACATTAAAGCCTTGCTTGCAAGAAGGCATGGCTCTCTGAAGCCAAACGAGGCCACCATACCAGAGGGTAGTGAGTGTGAGATCATTGAATTAGACAAGAATTTTGGGTTCTTAAAGAATTTCAACAGCCACTACGAGCTTGAGGATGAGGTGGGCAGGGGTCATTTTGGTTACACTTCCGCAGCTAAGGGGAAGAAGGGTAGTATGAAAGGGCAGGATGTGGCTGCCAAAGTCATTCCAAAATCAAAG ATGACAACAGCTATTGCCATAGAGGACGTCAGAAGAGAAGTAAAGATACTCCGTGCACTGACGGGACATAAGAACTTAGTACGATTCTATGATGCCTACGAGGAtgaagaaaatgtttatgttgtcATGGA GTTATGTGAAGGAGGAGAATTACTGGATAAAATACTTGCGAG GGGTGGCAAATACTCGGAAGAAGATGCTAAAATGGTCATGGTACAGATTTTAAGTGTGGTTGCGTATTGTCATCTCCAAGGTGTGGTTCACCGTGACCTAAAACCCGAG AATTTTCTATTCACATCAAACGACGAGCATTCTACTTTGAAAGCCATCGACTTTGGACTGTCTGATTATGTAAAGCCAG ATGAACGATTGAATGATATTGTTGGAAGTGCTTACTATGTGGCGCCCGAAGTTTTGCATAGATCATATGGAACAGAAGCCGATATGTGGAGTATCGGTGTAATTGCTTATATTCTTCTTTGCGGAAGCAGACCGTTCTGGTCAAGGACAGAATCTGGAATCTTCCGTGCTGTTCTAAAAGCTGACCCCAGCTTTGATGAAGATCCATGGCCCTCTTTGTCCTCTAATGCCATAGATTTTGTGAAGAGGTTATTGAACAAAGATTACCGGAAAAGGCTGACAGCAGCTCAGGCTCTTT GTCATCCATGGCTGGCTGGCCATCACTCTATGAAGATCCCGCTGGATATGATTATATATAAGCTAGTAAAAGCTTATATATGTTCCTCTTCTCTGAGAAAGATGGCTTTAAGG GCACTTGCAAGAACGTTGTCGGTACCTCAGTTAGCCTATCTAAGGGAACAGTTCCAATTGCTAGGACCAAGTAAAAGCGGATTTATATATCCACATAATTTTAAAACG GTTATGTCAAAGAACTACACTGATGCAATGAAGGACTCACGGGTTCTGGATTATGTCAATATG GTGAGTTCTCTTCAATACGGAAAATTGGATTTTGAAGAATTTTGTGCAGCAGCCACAAGTGTACATCACCTGGAAGGAATGGAAACCTGGGAGCAACACGCACGCCTTGCCTACGAATTGTTTGAGAAGGATGGAAACAGGCCCATTAAGATAGAGGAACTTGCCCCA GAGCTTGGACTTAGTCCATCCGTACCTGTTCATGTGGTTCTGCAGGACTGGATTCGACACTCGGATGGAAAGCTCAGTTTCTTGGGGTTCGTCAGACTTCTGCAGGGTGTTTCTTCTCGCACATACCATAAAGCATGA